A stretch of the Archangium violaceum genome encodes the following:
- the pglZ gene encoding BREX-2 system phosphatase PglZ produces MHEALLRKIIELAGGPAERGYVLALDGEFLSGVPERLDFPRYSYTVCRPGSELGLRRLILRAGGEPFIALLGEKLARNLPADLLRRSRGKRVHSVDVNDVLTLALRTPVVGADAETKELALRYVNELRDAMRGRTLPTVIDRRMLDELLLDACVDARIRSVKAGRLLANWLRELPRGEPAVMSLLRRTLPTLHGGEGRVLAWALEEPRNRLSALVVHGALLEIPEEMPPSVWGLLQGVDSHSTVQLTPESFRATVKGLAQDALEELGDQAGAFLSKAESLGRSHLTPKVLEKSRLLPLGLEVRLRRLAEQAARGEPIPGAEVDELRTHRATRHKEGELRVLEEMARLSRYLEEPPSVEEDVATRVRRYQESGAFADWAALRLRRALANTAELQKEAQAVLSQYRARRDEENLAFARLLAGGYVRALHAPGVVPLHRMWGEVAARAQQTPLYVVVLDGCSYPVFLELLDELAQEPLEPIGLVELESARLERAHGMPALAPLPTVTSHARGALFLGEIPRDPFRAELLWREQEERVTDPARFRQNEALGARSRRLFLKGDLADGAQALRAALGDASLEVVAAVFNAVDDQIGSANTGAAFRVRAADIAGFIPSLKAALSAGRRILLTADHGHTPFWTRELHAGAGASARWSELPDGATPPEGFIALELEGLGGTPGRKAFAWKMGVHLGSPQVGFHGGCSLEEMVVPLAWLGRQGVAADEPAWWLGRTRPQVAEVVARPEPRPAPQPKPAVATATSRLQGDLFDARATVAAVAAGASTLGLAGNVLELLDAAERAALVVLAQNGSARSTDLAPRIGKQPGRVAGFMTQLNRKLHRVGVTFFKTETLPTGDVQYHHIPQPGAERP; encoded by the coding sequence GTGCACGAGGCCCTGCTGCGCAAGATCATCGAACTGGCCGGTGGCCCGGCCGAGCGGGGCTATGTCCTGGCGCTCGATGGTGAGTTCCTGAGTGGCGTCCCGGAGCGGCTGGACTTCCCGCGTTACAGCTACACGGTCTGCCGGCCCGGCTCAGAGCTGGGGCTGCGCCGCCTCATCCTCCGCGCCGGGGGGGAGCCCTTCATCGCGTTGCTGGGGGAGAAGCTGGCGCGGAATCTTCCGGCGGACCTCTTGCGCCGTTCCCGGGGGAAGCGCGTCCACTCGGTGGACGTGAACGATGTCCTGACGTTGGCACTCCGCACGCCGGTGGTAGGGGCGGACGCGGAGACCAAGGAGCTGGCCCTTCGGTATGTGAACGAGCTGCGCGACGCCATGCGCGGGCGCACGCTGCCGACGGTCATCGACCGGCGGATGCTGGACGAGTTGCTGCTGGATGCGTGCGTGGACGCGCGCATCCGGAGTGTGAAGGCGGGGCGGTTGCTCGCCAACTGGCTGCGCGAACTTCCCCGTGGGGAGCCTGCGGTGATGAGCCTGCTGCGGCGCACCCTTCCCACGCTTCATGGGGGCGAGGGGCGCGTGCTGGCCTGGGCCCTGGAGGAGCCGCGGAACCGGTTGAGCGCGCTGGTGGTGCATGGGGCGTTGCTGGAGATTCCGGAGGAGATGCCCCCCAGCGTCTGGGGGTTGCTCCAGGGCGTGGATTCGCACTCCACGGTGCAGCTCACCCCCGAGTCCTTCCGGGCGACGGTGAAGGGCCTGGCCCAGGATGCCCTGGAGGAATTGGGTGACCAGGCGGGCGCGTTCCTCAGCAAGGCGGAGAGCCTTGGCCGGAGCCACCTCACGCCGAAGGTGCTGGAAAAGAGCCGGTTGCTCCCCCTGGGACTGGAGGTGCGGTTGCGCAGGTTGGCGGAGCAGGCCGCCCGCGGCGAGCCCATTCCTGGTGCGGAGGTGGACGAGCTGCGGACGCACCGGGCCACCCGGCACAAAGAGGGCGAGCTGCGGGTGTTGGAGGAGATGGCGCGCCTGAGCCGCTACCTCGAGGAGCCTCCTTCCGTGGAGGAGGATGTGGCTACGCGCGTCCGGCGCTACCAGGAGAGCGGAGCCTTCGCGGACTGGGCCGCCCTACGCCTGCGCCGTGCTCTCGCCAATACGGCCGAGCTCCAGAAGGAGGCCCAGGCTGTGCTGTCGCAGTACCGCGCGAGGCGGGATGAGGAGAACCTGGCCTTCGCGCGTCTGCTGGCGGGTGGTTACGTGCGCGCCCTGCATGCACCGGGTGTGGTGCCTCTGCACCGCATGTGGGGCGAGGTGGCGGCCCGGGCTCAGCAGACGCCGCTGTACGTGGTGGTGCTGGACGGCTGCAGCTACCCCGTCTTCCTCGAGCTGCTGGACGAGCTGGCCCAGGAGCCGCTGGAGCCCATCGGACTCGTCGAGTTGGAGTCGGCGCGCCTCGAACGAGCGCACGGCATGCCCGCGCTCGCCCCGCTGCCTACGGTGACGAGCCACGCCCGGGGAGCGCTTTTCCTTGGGGAGATTCCGAGAGACCCCTTCCGTGCCGAGCTGCTGTGGCGCGAGCAGGAGGAGCGTGTCACGGACCCGGCCCGCTTCCGTCAGAACGAGGCACTGGGGGCCCGCTCCCGGCGCCTGTTCCTCAAGGGAGACCTGGCGGATGGGGCCCAGGCGCTCCGGGCTGCTCTGGGAGACGCCTCGCTGGAAGTGGTAGCCGCCGTCTTCAACGCGGTGGACGACCAGATCGGCTCGGCCAACACGGGGGCGGCCTTCCGGGTGCGCGCGGCGGACATCGCCGGCTTCATCCCCAGCCTCAAGGCGGCCCTCTCCGCCGGGCGTCGTATCCTGCTGACCGCGGACCACGGGCATACGCCCTTTTGGACGCGCGAGCTGCACGCGGGCGCTGGCGCCTCGGCCCGGTGGAGTGAGCTTCCGGATGGGGCCACGCCCCCGGAGGGTTTCATCGCACTGGAGCTCGAGGGGCTGGGCGGCACGCCCGGGCGGAAGGCATTCGCGTGGAAGATGGGAGTGCACCTGGGCTCGCCGCAGGTGGGTTTCCATGGAGGGTGCAGCCTGGAGGAGATGGTGGTGCCGCTGGCGTGGCTCGGCCGGCAGGGCGTGGCAGCGGACGAGCCGGCCTGGTGGCTCGGGCGGACGCGGCCTCAGGTGGCGGAGGTGGTGGCTCGTCCGGAGCCCCGCCCGGCGCCGCAGCCGAAGCCGGCCGTGGCCACCGCGACCTCTCGGCTGCAGGGGGACCTGTTCGACGCGCGCGCCACCGTGGCGGCCGTGGCGGCCGGGGCCTCGACATTGGGATTGGCCGGGAACGTGCTCGAGCTGCTCGATGCGGCTGAGCGCGCGGCCCTCGTGGTGCTCGCCCAGAACGGGAGCGCCCGGAGCACGGACCTGGCGCCGCGCATTGGCAAGCAGCCCGGGCGCGTGGCCGGCTTCATGACCCAGCTCAACCGCAAGCTGCACCGGGTGGGCGTGACGTTCTTCAAGACGGAGACGCTTCCCACCGGTGACGTGCAGTACCATCACATTCCCCAGCCGGGAGCGGAGCGTCCATGA
- the brxD gene encoding BREX system ATP-binding protein BrxD, translating to MTVTEVEARDIVAALRTGAVPNRGLHHFATGVDALMRVVDEELEDVARGAGSGRAKWVRGEYGSGKTFVTRLLCAKAREKGFATAEVQISINDTPLHHLETVYRRLVERLYTPAEGVGAFRAVVDGWLFEVGEEVTRLKGLSEDDPAFAAAVEERLEDKLAELSARNPAFAQVLRAYARAQAEGEMGVAQQLLGWLGGQPHVDRSVTSRAGVKGAVDGQAALAFLRGLLLLLRQSRHAGLVVVLDEVETLQRMPGPTREKALNALRQLVDMLMNGELPGLYLVVTGTPELFEGPKGLKALAPLYQRVFTRFDAEPRFDNLRAPQVRLPPFDAGRLLEVGRKVRALFPSREPGRVQATVDERFLSALVERVTEGFGGKVTVAPRLFLRELVDVLDRVDQFPDYSPHQHYRLEMDEASLRPEELSARRGTPAVEETEETPAPRPARRLEG from the coding sequence ATGACGGTGACGGAGGTCGAAGCTCGCGACATCGTGGCGGCCCTGCGCACAGGGGCCGTGCCCAACCGCGGCCTGCACCACTTCGCCACGGGGGTGGATGCCCTCATGCGTGTGGTGGACGAGGAACTGGAGGATGTGGCGCGTGGGGCGGGCAGCGGCCGCGCCAAGTGGGTGCGCGGCGAGTACGGCAGCGGCAAGACGTTCGTCACGCGCCTGCTGTGCGCGAAGGCTCGGGAGAAGGGGTTCGCCACCGCGGAGGTGCAGATCTCCATCAACGACACGCCGCTGCATCACCTGGAGACAGTGTACCGCCGGCTGGTGGAGCGGCTGTACACGCCGGCCGAGGGGGTGGGGGCCTTCCGCGCGGTGGTGGACGGGTGGCTCTTCGAGGTGGGCGAGGAGGTGACGCGCCTCAAGGGGCTGTCCGAGGACGACCCGGCCTTCGCGGCGGCGGTGGAGGAGCGGCTGGAGGACAAGTTGGCCGAGCTGAGTGCGCGCAACCCGGCTTTCGCACAGGTGCTGAGGGCTTATGCCCGAGCGCAGGCGGAGGGGGAGATGGGCGTGGCGCAGCAGCTGCTCGGGTGGCTGGGAGGCCAGCCCCATGTGGACCGCAGTGTCACCTCTCGGGCCGGGGTGAAGGGGGCCGTGGACGGGCAGGCAGCCCTGGCCTTCCTGAGGGGGCTGTTGCTCCTGTTGCGCCAGTCGCGCCACGCGGGGCTGGTGGTGGTGCTGGACGAGGTGGAGACGTTGCAGCGCATGCCTGGACCCACCCGGGAGAAGGCGCTCAACGCCCTCCGGCAGCTCGTGGACATGCTGATGAATGGCGAGCTGCCGGGCCTGTACCTGGTGGTGACGGGCACGCCCGAGCTCTTCGAGGGACCCAAGGGGCTCAAGGCCCTCGCGCCCCTCTACCAGCGCGTCTTCACCCGCTTCGACGCGGAGCCACGCTTCGACAACCTACGGGCCCCCCAGGTGCGCCTGCCGCCCTTTGACGCGGGGCGCTTGCTGGAGGTGGGCCGGAAGGTGCGAGCCCTCTTCCCCTCGCGCGAGCCCGGGCGCGTGCAGGCAACGGTGGACGAGCGCTTCCTGTCCGCGCTGGTGGAGCGCGTCACCGAGGGCTTCGGAGGCAAGGTGACCGTGGCCCCGCGGCTCTTCCTGCGCGAGCTGGTGGACGTGCTCGACCGGGTGGATCAGTTTCCCGACTACTCGCCCCACCAGCACTACCGGCTGGAGATGGACGAGGCCAGCCTACGCCCCGAGGAGCTTTCGGCGCGGCGGGGCACGCCTGCGGTGGAGGAGACTGAAGAGACGCCCGCGCCACGCCCGGCGCGCCGGCTGGAAGGGTAG
- a CDS encoding DEAD/DEAH box helicase, whose amino-acid sequence MSAFHRLHPQLRHAIVNELGWRSLRPVQELAADAILDGCNAVVLAPTAGGKTEASLFPVLSRILAEDLPPVAALYVCPIRALLNNQESRVQRYARMVGLDAFKWHGDVAGTARARFLREPAHVLMITPESLEVMLISQKTDARSLFRGLSAVIIDEVHAFAGDDRGAHLLSVLERLVNFCGRDIQRIGLSATVGNPDAIGQWLVGSSQRPYRRVDPPRPPGERDLHLDFFENTADVAAEAARLGQGKKSLVFVESRSEAERVAAAMAGRGVEVFVHHSAVSRADRQQAEEQFERGRNTAIVCTSTMELGIDVGDLDQVLQVDAPASVASFLQRVGRTGRREGTRSNCTFLCQSPETLLQATALVRLVERGWVEDVRPPERASHVLAHQVLALTLQEGGVSRHQVLPWVAAASPFRGLPEEDVRELVDTMLERRILHEAEGLLSLGLEGERVYGRKNFFELYAVFSSPPLLRVLHGSTEIGTLQATFARSQEDGHGPLCFRLGGRPWLVVHVDWEKGVCQVQPADKGRVPSWLGPPKNLSWALCQEMKRTLSEEVPLGVLGKTARAELEALQQTYAGLVGEGEAPLEETSEGVQWHTFAGGAINRLLAAALEQETGRRWTPGNLSLKVKDAGLSWAGQAIASLPQVNWNERAFSQAGEEVRGNLSKFQRCLSPRLEAKLLVERLYDVEGTRAFIANHRVPRVSGGSVCGT is encoded by the coding sequence ATGAGCGCCTTCCATCGTCTCCACCCGCAGCTCCGCCACGCCATCGTGAACGAGCTGGGCTGGCGTAGCCTCCGGCCCGTGCAGGAACTGGCCGCCGATGCCATCCTCGATGGGTGCAACGCGGTGGTGCTGGCGCCCACGGCTGGGGGCAAGACGGAGGCGAGTCTCTTCCCCGTGCTGTCGCGCATCCTGGCGGAGGATCTGCCTCCCGTGGCTGCGCTCTACGTGTGCCCCATCCGAGCCCTGCTCAACAACCAGGAGTCTCGGGTGCAGCGCTACGCGCGCATGGTGGGCCTGGACGCCTTCAAGTGGCACGGGGATGTCGCGGGTACCGCCCGGGCCCGGTTCCTGCGGGAGCCAGCCCACGTACTGATGATCACCCCCGAGTCACTCGAAGTGATGCTCATCAGCCAGAAGACGGATGCGCGGTCGCTCTTCCGGGGGCTGTCGGCCGTCATCATCGACGAGGTGCACGCCTTCGCTGGAGATGACCGGGGCGCGCACCTGCTCAGCGTCCTGGAGCGCCTGGTGAACTTCTGCGGGCGGGACATCCAGCGCATCGGGCTGTCCGCCACGGTGGGAAACCCGGATGCCATCGGTCAGTGGCTCGTTGGTTCGAGCCAGCGCCCCTACCGACGGGTGGATCCGCCCCGGCCGCCGGGCGAGCGGGACCTGCACCTCGACTTTTTCGAGAACACGGCGGACGTGGCCGCGGAGGCGGCGCGGCTCGGGCAGGGGAAGAAGAGTCTCGTGTTCGTCGAGAGCCGCAGCGAGGCCGAGCGGGTCGCCGCGGCCATGGCGGGCCGGGGGGTGGAGGTCTTCGTCCACCACAGCGCGGTGAGCCGCGCCGACCGCCAGCAGGCCGAGGAGCAATTCGAGAGGGGGCGCAACACGGCCATCGTTTGCACTTCGACGATGGAGCTGGGCATCGACGTGGGAGACCTGGACCAAGTGCTCCAGGTGGATGCGCCAGCATCCGTGGCGAGCTTCCTCCAGCGAGTGGGTCGGACGGGGCGGCGCGAGGGGACGCGTTCGAACTGCACCTTCCTGTGCCAATCCCCCGAGACCCTGCTCCAGGCGACCGCTCTGGTGCGGCTTGTCGAGCGCGGGTGGGTGGAGGATGTACGTCCCCCCGAGCGGGCCTCGCACGTGCTCGCCCATCAGGTGCTGGCCCTGACGCTCCAGGAGGGAGGCGTCTCCCGGCACCAGGTGTTGCCCTGGGTTGCCGCGGCGAGTCCGTTCCGAGGGCTCCCAGAGGAGGACGTCCGCGAGCTGGTGGACACCATGCTGGAGCGGCGCATCCTCCACGAAGCAGAGGGACTTCTGTCCCTGGGGCTTGAGGGGGAGCGGGTCTACGGCCGCAAGAACTTCTTCGAGCTGTACGCCGTCTTCTCCTCGCCGCCGCTGCTGCGGGTGCTGCACGGCTCGACGGAGATCGGCACGTTGCAGGCCACGTTCGCGCGGAGCCAGGAGGACGGACACGGGCCGCTGTGCTTCCGGCTGGGCGGGAGGCCGTGGCTGGTGGTGCACGTGGACTGGGAGAAGGGGGTCTGTCAGGTCCAGCCCGCGGACAAGGGGAGGGTGCCGAGTTGGCTGGGTCCGCCCAAGAACCTGTCCTGGGCGCTGTGCCAGGAGATGAAGCGCACGCTGTCCGAGGAGGTGCCCCTCGGGGTGCTGGGCAAGACGGCGCGGGCTGAGCTCGAGGCGCTCCAGCAGACCTATGCGGGTTTGGTGGGGGAGGGGGAAGCGCCCCTGGAGGAAACGAGCGAGGGAGTGCAGTGGCATACCTTCGCGGGCGGAGCCATCAACCGACTGTTGGCCGCGGCCCTGGAGCAAGAGACGGGACGGCGGTGGACGCCGGGGAACCTGTCACTCAAGGTGAAGGACGCGGGCCTCTCCTGGGCGGGTCAGGCCATTGCATCCCTCCCACAGGTGAACTGGAACGAGAGGGCGTTCTCCCAGGCGGGTGAGGAGGTGAGGGGGAACCTGTCGAAGTTCCAGCGCTGCCTGTCACCTCGGCTCGAAGCGAAGCTGCTGGTCGAGCGGCTGTACGACGTGGAGGGGACGCGGGCCTTCATCGCCAACCACCGTGTCCCGCGAGTGAGTGGCGGCAGCGTCTGCGGGACGTGA
- a CDS encoding AAA domain-containing protein, with amino-acid sequence MRLFEQLYALHGRLEREGERLELVLGDGILSWRRPDGGVFHPILLQRVQLEFNPSIPEFTVTDSGREVDLYSELFRTMEEMVGKMLARCRTELAEGGYGPLGGADTSGFLRRLVVQLSAQAQFREDGPPKPDADPPEVGRDPVLFLRTRSLGFARILEGILEDTSTREDVPVALLRIVGSEVGSVSAGPDEQHTEAHGEPLDVLLSKPANPEQVQIAQRLERHGCVLVQGPPGTGKTHTIANLVGHLLAQGKSVLVTSHTTKALKVLRDKVVPELRPLCVSVLESDLESRKQLEGAVAGIAERLSSSDVARLDAEAALLARRRQQLLEELRCARADLLDAQADEYRDVVVAGKAWPPSQAARHVAAEEDAHCWLPGPVKLGAALPLLDGEVRELYLTNTAVSAEHEGELACSLPEPGDLLAPQEFEALLQRRRVLGAKELGFRAELWATRPHADDPVDLDALADRCRRAMAPLADAEAWKLAVISAGVAGETEAAPWHSLVALVERVRTEAVNARELLLDHAPNVVGDLSLEEQLRVVGEIQHHLESGGTLSAFSLLTRGAWKRFIRGSRVATGVPRQLEHFRALGSLLRVKELRQALAGRWDRQMGVLGAPASAQLGEAPEDSAMQYCGEIRRGLAWASSVWGPLEMELEQRGLRWRVLLDEAQVNLGPHGSLLRLRDTVVGVVTRVVQSRAWAVEQTRINTRLDAAARKVATWGGAAAPSTLVRALHRALEAGDAQGYAETYARFVDVHGRRRTLERRRELLGRLEAVAPGWAAAVRERRGINGNDAPPSSPVDAWCWRQLHDELERRGRVQLPTLQEQIESKSNELRRTTAELIERRAWAAQVRRTTVRQQQALVGWLDLVRRIGKGTGKRAPLLKAEAARQMNKCREAVPVWVMPLTQVVENFDASTRFDVVIIDEASQSDVMALVALYMADYAVVVGDHEQVSPSAVGQNLDVVQHLIDEHLAGIPNAMLYDGRMSVYDLARQSFGGMVCLTEHFRCVPDIIEFSNQLSYEGRIKPLREAADATLKPALLTHRVSGRAEAKVNRQEALAVASLIVAAVERSEYSGRTFGVISLVGEEQALEVEQLLREHLHPTEYERRRILCGNAAQFQGDERDVMFLSMVDSPQGGPLTLRATQDFKQRFNVAVSRARDQLWVVYSLNAGVDLKPDDLRRRLLDHCANPWGLGQAIQRAEAKTESPFEQEVLARLVRAGYRVTPQWAVGHYRIDLVVEGGGRRLAVECDGDRYHPLEKLPEDMARQAILERLGWRFVRLRGSSFFRNPEAAMQPVFARLRELGISPEGGERNASEEPASMALHASLVQRAEALQREWEQEASLRSAEQRKSDDESALPRVGRSPAGSGGPGASARAARGAAGRVVGQKATSPADAPAATVAEGFKPALSVHAAPVAETDSRPMTSPVLAVPRPAPAEQVKHPVRARSPKDPLPDTVAALLSENSFTCPACGGGRRLWVGDKGPFLKCNVRSCLKSEGVSVEILTEALKQLAAKCSCLAPMKVERGPTGLPVLGCSEASTCRKSFPWKEFRDRLRGRLL; translated from the coding sequence ATGCGCCTTTTCGAGCAGCTCTACGCGCTACATGGCCGCCTTGAGCGCGAGGGCGAGCGGCTTGAGCTTGTCCTTGGTGACGGCATCCTGAGTTGGCGACGGCCGGATGGGGGCGTGTTCCATCCCATTCTCCTCCAGCGAGTGCAGCTCGAATTCAACCCGTCCATCCCGGAGTTCACCGTCACCGATAGTGGGCGTGAGGTGGATCTCTACAGCGAACTTTTTCGCACCATGGAGGAGATGGTCGGGAAGATGTTGGCGCGCTGCCGCACCGAGCTCGCCGAGGGCGGCTATGGACCTCTCGGAGGGGCTGATACCTCCGGTTTTCTACGACGCTTGGTGGTCCAGCTGTCCGCGCAGGCTCAGTTTCGCGAGGATGGTCCTCCCAAGCCAGACGCGGACCCCCCGGAGGTAGGGCGCGATCCCGTTCTCTTCCTACGCACGCGCAGCCTGGGCTTTGCCCGCATCCTGGAAGGGATCCTTGAGGACACTTCGACGCGCGAGGACGTGCCGGTTGCCCTGCTGCGCATTGTGGGCTCGGAGGTTGGCTCAGTCTCGGCAGGTCCAGACGAGCAGCATACCGAAGCACACGGTGAACCCCTGGACGTGCTGCTGAGCAAGCCCGCCAACCCCGAACAGGTGCAGATCGCACAGCGACTTGAGCGCCACGGTTGTGTCCTTGTCCAGGGGCCACCCGGTACTGGCAAGACGCACACGATTGCCAATCTGGTGGGCCACCTGCTTGCGCAGGGTAAGAGCGTGTTGGTGACGAGTCACACCACCAAGGCGCTCAAGGTGCTGAGGGATAAGGTAGTTCCAGAGCTTCGGCCGCTGTGCGTGAGCGTCTTGGAGAGTGACCTTGAGAGTCGCAAGCAGTTGGAGGGAGCGGTCGCTGGCATCGCGGAGCGCCTGTCCTCGAGTGACGTCGCGCGCCTCGATGCAGAGGCGGCCCTTCTCGCAAGGCGCCGGCAACAACTTCTCGAGGAATTGCGATGTGCTCGTGCCGATCTTCTAGACGCTCAGGCTGACGAGTACAGGGACGTGGTGGTCGCGGGGAAGGCGTGGCCACCCTCGCAGGCCGCACGCCATGTGGCGGCGGAAGAGGACGCACACTGCTGGCTTCCCGGGCCTGTGAAGCTCGGAGCGGCTCTCCCTCTCCTGGATGGAGAGGTGCGCGAACTCTACCTCACCAACACGGCGGTATCCGCCGAACATGAGGGGGAGCTTGCGTGCAGTCTACCCGAGCCGGGGGACTTGCTGGCACCTCAGGAATTCGAAGCTCTGCTCCAGCGCCGACGGGTACTCGGTGCGAAAGAGCTCGGCTTCCGGGCTGAGCTGTGGGCAACCAGACCTCATGCGGACGACCCTGTTGACCTTGATGCACTCGCGGATCGCTGCCGACGTGCGATGGCGCCGCTCGCCGACGCGGAGGCGTGGAAGCTCGCCGTGATCTCTGCTGGAGTGGCCGGGGAGACGGAAGCCGCACCCTGGCATTCCCTCGTCGCACTGGTGGAGCGGGTGCGAACGGAGGCTGTCAACGCACGAGAGTTGCTCTTGGATCACGCCCCGAATGTCGTTGGCGACCTCTCGCTTGAGGAGCAACTCCGGGTGGTGGGCGAAATTCAGCACCACTTGGAGAGCGGGGGAACGCTCAGCGCGTTCTCCCTTCTCACCCGCGGTGCGTGGAAGCGCTTCATCCGAGGCAGCCGAGTGGCCACGGGTGTGCCACGACAGCTGGAACACTTCCGGGCTCTTGGCTCGCTCCTGCGCGTCAAGGAGCTTCGCCAGGCACTTGCCGGCCGCTGGGACCGGCAGATGGGGGTGCTCGGAGCACCGGCGTCCGCACAACTCGGGGAGGCGCCCGAGGATTCCGCGATGCAGTACTGCGGTGAGATTCGCCGTGGCCTTGCGTGGGCGAGCTCCGTGTGGGGGCCTCTTGAGATGGAACTCGAGCAGCGCGGGCTGCGCTGGCGCGTGCTGCTCGACGAGGCTCAGGTCAACCTGGGTCCCCACGGCTCTCTCCTGCGGCTGCGCGATACCGTCGTTGGAGTCGTCACGAGGGTAGTGCAATCGCGTGCCTGGGCAGTCGAGCAGACACGAATCAACACCCGCCTGGATGCGGCAGCGCGCAAAGTCGCCACCTGGGGTGGAGCTGCGGCTCCCTCTACCCTTGTCCGAGCCTTGCACCGAGCGCTGGAGGCTGGCGATGCGCAGGGCTACGCAGAGACGTACGCTCGGTTCGTGGATGTGCATGGCCGGCGGCGAACCCTTGAGCGTCGCCGGGAGCTTCTCGGCCGACTAGAGGCTGTTGCTCCCGGGTGGGCCGCTGCTGTTCGGGAGCGACGTGGCATCAATGGGAACGATGCTCCACCGAGCTCCCCCGTGGACGCATGGTGCTGGCGCCAGTTACATGACGAGCTGGAGCGCCGCGGCCGCGTGCAGCTCCCCACGCTTCAGGAACAGATCGAGTCGAAGTCCAATGAGCTTCGGCGTACCACCGCAGAACTCATCGAGCGGCGCGCCTGGGCTGCGCAGGTGCGCCGCACCACCGTGCGGCAGCAGCAGGCGCTGGTGGGTTGGCTCGACCTGGTGCGCCGCATAGGAAAGGGCACTGGTAAGCGCGCCCCGCTGCTGAAGGCAGAGGCCGCGCGTCAGATGAACAAGTGCCGCGAGGCGGTTCCCGTATGGGTGATGCCGCTCACTCAGGTGGTGGAGAACTTCGACGCGTCCACGCGGTTCGACGTCGTCATCATCGATGAGGCGAGCCAGAGTGATGTGATGGCGCTGGTCGCGTTGTACATGGCCGACTACGCAGTTGTCGTCGGTGATCACGAGCAGGTCAGCCCCTCCGCTGTTGGCCAGAATTTGGATGTAGTCCAGCACCTCATCGACGAGCATCTGGCGGGCATTCCCAATGCCATGCTCTATGACGGCCGGATGTCCGTGTACGACCTTGCCCGTCAGTCCTTCGGCGGCATGGTGTGCCTCACCGAGCACTTCCGTTGCGTGCCAGACATCATCGAGTTCAGTAACCAGCTATCGTACGAGGGCCGTATCAAGCCGCTGCGGGAGGCCGCAGACGCTACCCTCAAGCCAGCGCTCCTGACACACCGGGTGTCGGGTCGGGCCGAGGCGAAGGTCAACCGGCAGGAGGCGCTCGCGGTGGCCTCCCTTATCGTCGCTGCGGTGGAGCGCTCGGAGTACTCGGGCAGGACCTTCGGCGTCATCTCGCTCGTGGGTGAGGAGCAGGCACTCGAGGTGGAACAGTTGCTGCGCGAGCACCTGCACCCCACAGAATACGAACGCCGGCGCATTCTCTGTGGCAACGCGGCGCAATTCCAAGGGGACGAGCGCGATGTGATGTTCCTTTCCATGGTGGATAGCCCTCAGGGAGGGCCTCTCACCCTGCGTGCTACTCAGGATTTCAAACAGCGATTCAATGTCGCTGTCAGCCGTGCTCGCGACCAACTCTGGGTGGTGTACTCCCTGAACGCCGGTGTGGACCTCAAGCCGGATGACCTCCGCCGACGACTCCTTGATCATTGCGCCAATCCGTGGGGCCTGGGCCAGGCTATTCAGCGAGCGGAGGCGAAGACGGAGTCGCCTTTCGAGCAGGAGGTGCTAGCGAGACTCGTGCGCGCGGGGTACCGCGTGACGCCTCAATGGGCGGTGGGACATTACCGCATCGATTTGGTTGTCGAGGGGGGCGGTCGCAGGCTGGCTGTCGAGTGCGACGGGGATCGTTACCACCCACTGGAGAAGCTGCCAGAGGACATGGCGCGGCAGGCCATTCTCGAGCGGCTCGGCTGGCGCTTTGTTCGGCTCCGTGGCAGTTCCTTCTTCCGCAATCCGGAAGCGGCAATGCAGCCTGTCTTCGCCCGACTGCGGGAGCTTGGCATCTCTCCAGAGGGAGGAGAAAGGAATGCGTCCGAGGAGCCAGCGTCAATGGCGCTCCACGCAAGTCTCGTGCAGAGAGCCGAGGCACTTCAGCGTGAGTGGGAGCAGGAGGCCAGCTTGCGCTCTGCGGAGCAGAGAAAGTCAGACGATGAGAGCGCCTTGCCTCGTGTCGGCAGGAGTCCCGCTGGTTCAGGTGGCCCCGGCGCATCTGCTCGCGCGGCGCGAGGGGCTGCTGGACGCGTGGTGGGACAGAAGGCCACCTCTCCGGCGGATGCACCGGCCGCGACCGTTGCTGAAGGCTTCAAACCGGCTCTCAGTGTCCATGCGGCCCCGGTTGCGGAGACAGATTCGCGCCCGATGACAAGCCCAGTGCTCGCCGTCCCCCGTCCGGCCCCTGCAGAGCAGGTAAAGCATCCGGTCCGAGCCCGGTCTCCCAAGGATCCGCTGCCCGATACGGTGGCTGCGCTCCTCTCTGAGAACAGCTTCACTTGCCCGGCCTGCGGCGGTGGGCGGCGCCTGTGGGTGGGCGACAAGGGGCCGTTCCTCAAGTGTAACGTCCGTAGCTGCCTCAAGAGCGAGGGCGTGTCGGTGGAAATTCTTACGGAAGCGCTCAAGCAGCTTGCTGCCAAGTGCTCGTGCCTTGCACCCATGAAGGTGGAGAGAGGGCCGACAGGGCTTCCGGTTCTTGGTTGCTCGGAGGCTTCGACATGCCGGAAGAGCTTTCCATGGAAGGAGTTCCGGGACCGGCTGCGCGGCCGGCTGCTCTAA